From the genome of Candidatus Paceibacterota bacterium, one region includes:
- the thrC gene encoding threonine synthase — protein MSYRAWFQCINPQCGTTYPLNSIVYQCHQCHSLLEVQHDAAELAKRSPAAWMRLFEDRYKSNEWPYGSGVWGKKEWILPQISDDNVVSLYEGGTNLFWAERFGKVIGVEDLWIKLCGNTHSGSFKDLGMTVLVSQVKQMISEGAPIKAVACASTGDTSAALATYCAAAGIQSVVLLPRGKISIAQLIQPVSNDALVLYLDTDFDGCMKLVQQITKDPTLYLANSMNSLRVEGQKTVGIEIVQQFDWEAPDVIIIPGGNLGNVSALGKGLLMMKDLGLIAKLPRIVVAQAQRANPLYLSYLRNFESFEPVKAQKTLASAIQIGNPVSFEKAVRTLKQFNGIVEQATEEELADAAALGDRTGMFNCPHTGVALAVLLKLLKAGKVNKSDRVVVISTAHGLKFVEMKVKYHQRQLEFPSRHANEPIELPARLDAVKEALQKALQTKRQFRL, from the coding sequence ATGTCCTATCGAGCCTGGTTTCAGTGCATCAACCCGCAATGCGGAACCACGTATCCGCTGAACTCCATCGTGTACCAATGCCATCAGTGCCACTCACTGCTGGAGGTGCAGCATGATGCGGCGGAGCTGGCGAAGCGCAGTCCGGCGGCCTGGATGAGGCTTTTCGAGGACCGCTACAAGAGCAACGAATGGCCTTATGGCTCCGGCGTCTGGGGCAAGAAGGAGTGGATCCTCCCGCAGATCAGCGACGATAACGTCGTGTCGCTCTACGAAGGCGGCACGAACCTCTTCTGGGCGGAGCGTTTCGGCAAGGTGATCGGGGTGGAGGACCTCTGGATCAAGCTGTGCGGCAACACCCATAGCGGGTCATTCAAGGACCTCGGTATGACGGTGCTGGTTTCCCAGGTCAAACAGATGATCTCGGAAGGCGCGCCGATCAAGGCCGTGGCGTGCGCCTCGACCGGCGATACCTCGGCGGCGCTGGCAACCTATTGCGCGGCGGCGGGCATCCAATCCGTCGTGCTGCTGCCGCGGGGCAAGATCTCGATCGCGCAGTTGATCCAGCCCGTCTCCAACGACGCCCTGGTGCTCTACCTGGACACCGACTTCGACGGCTGCATGAAGCTGGTGCAGCAGATCACCAAAGACCCGACCCTCTACCTGGCCAACTCCATGAACTCGCTCCGGGTCGAAGGTCAGAAGACGGTGGGCATCGAGATCGTCCAGCAATTCGACTGGGAGGCGCCGGACGTGATCATCATCCCCGGCGGCAACCTGGGCAACGTCTCTGCGCTGGGCAAAGGGCTGCTGATGATGAAGGACCTCGGGCTGATCGCGAAGCTGCCGCGCATCGTTGTGGCGCAAGCGCAGCGGGCCAACCCGCTCTACCTCTCCTACCTGCGCAACTTCGAGAGCTTCGAACCCGTCAAGGCCCAGAAGACGCTGGCCAGCGCCATCCAGATCGGCAACCCGGTCAGCTTTGAGAAGGCCGTCCGCACTCTCAAGCAGTTCAACGGCATCGTCGAGCAGGCCACCGAAGAGGAATTGGCCGACGCCGCCGCCCTGGGCGACCGCACCGGGATGTTCAACTGTCCGCACACCGGCGTGGCGCTCGCTGTGCTCCTTAAGCTGCTCAAGGCCGGCAAGGTCAACAAGTCCGACCGCGTCGTCGTGATCTCCACGGCCCACGGGCTGAAGTTCGTCGAGATGAAGGTGAAGTACCATCAGCGCCAGCTCGAGTTCCCCAGCCGCCACGCCAACGAACCCATCGAATTGCCCGCCCGGCTCGACGCCGTCAAGGAAGCCCTCCAGAAAGCTCTCCAGACCAAGCGCCAGTTCCGGCTGTAG
- a CDS encoding secretin N-terminal domain-containing protein has product MKTTFLAVFLTGSVLGAQTPAFAPLPPGAAAGANRGTNADQLLQQALHSAVGQASNAQPSGKASVPTVPNISGTGAVPANASAAADWSALPSDVAPAKASDAPATPPLGNTNAQPSPQAEVHPVATGSTSAVPSNPVQAAASTQPSVVPPAPAALPSRDTNRQQRLQEMMRRAAASRTNAAPPAFPGSPATTIPVPGVAPAATTALPPGATAPAASITPAPGAGMTGSPAAAPSSPPGATPQSLEEPLPQGMIDFRSADLTQVLDIYSMMVNRTVLRAATLPAPTITLTTRGQLTVREGIQALEAVLALNGITMVSIGDKFVKAVPEAQGGSTGAAFDTNSPALMPEMGQYVTHVVQLKYAKPSEMTAVLQPFVKIPNGILPIDGSQMLVLRDYTENVKRMLELIAKIDVAVPSEYVSEVIPIKYAQASEIAGALNSLSTGGTGATVGASTSGSSRTTRSAGTMNRPGTMGGYPGQTTPGMVTPPGSAGTPTPAAGSSFSQRLQNLIGKAAQQGDIVVLGQTKIISDERTNSLLIYASKEDMKTIKEIVAKLDVVLAQVLIEAVIIEVTLTDSRDLGFSYLQHPQSSGQWTGVGAINNKNFLNRESFVSGGTNSLIPQGFSYLMNWGQDLDVTVTALAADSRARILQRPRIQTSHNEPASLFVGESRPYPTSSYYGGGAYGGYSSIQQLQIGVTLDVTPLINPDGLVVMEIRQQIDSFLGNVTIQNVGDVPVTSSKVASTKVSVRDHDTIILGGLIETDKNKSASGVPFLKDVPLLGYLFRSTHADETRKELLVLIRPTVLPTPEIAALAATAEKNKMPGVRATEKELRADEMHRLKKADKAEQAENKGNF; this is encoded by the coding sequence GTGAAAACAACATTCCTTGCTGTGTTTCTGACCGGCTCCGTTCTGGGGGCCCAAACCCCCGCGTTCGCACCGCTCCCCCCGGGCGCCGCCGCCGGCGCAAACCGTGGGACCAATGCGGACCAGCTCCTCCAGCAGGCGCTCCATAGTGCTGTGGGGCAGGCCAGCAACGCACAACCGTCCGGGAAGGCCAGCGTCCCCACAGTCCCAAACATCTCAGGAACAGGCGCTGTTCCAGCAAACGCCTCGGCGGCAGCGGACTGGTCCGCGCTTCCTTCCGATGTAGCGCCGGCTAAAGCCTCCGACGCTCCAGCCACCCCTCCCCTGGGCAACACGAACGCACAACCGAGCCCCCAGGCGGAGGTGCACCCTGTTGCGACCGGCTCCACCAGTGCCGTTCCCTCCAACCCGGTTCAAGCCGCCGCCAGCACGCAACCGTCCGTGGTGCCGCCCGCTCCGGCCGCACTCCCCAGCCGGGACACAAACCGGCAGCAACGGCTTCAGGAGATGATGCGCCGGGCCGCGGCGAGCCGCACTAATGCGGCGCCTCCAGCATTTCCCGGCAGCCCGGCGACCACAATCCCTGTGCCCGGTGTGGCGCCCGCCGCGACCACGGCGCTCCCGCCGGGCGCCACGGCGCCGGCCGCGTCCATCACGCCTGCTCCTGGGGCCGGGATGACCGGCTCTCCCGCGGCGGCTCCATCCTCTCCGCCAGGGGCCACCCCTCAGTCGCTGGAGGAACCGCTGCCGCAGGGCATGATAGACTTCCGCTCGGCTGATCTGACGCAGGTGCTGGACATCTACAGCATGATGGTCAACCGCACCGTGTTGCGCGCGGCGACCCTGCCAGCCCCGACCATCACCCTGACCACGCGGGGTCAGCTCACGGTGCGCGAGGGCATCCAGGCCCTGGAAGCGGTTTTGGCCCTCAATGGCATCACCATGGTCAGCATCGGAGATAAATTCGTCAAGGCGGTGCCGGAGGCCCAGGGGGGCTCGACCGGGGCGGCGTTTGACACAAACAGCCCGGCGCTGATGCCGGAGATGGGGCAGTATGTGACGCACGTGGTGCAGTTGAAGTATGCCAAGCCCAGCGAGATGACCGCGGTGCTGCAGCCTTTCGTCAAGATTCCCAACGGCATCCTGCCGATTGATGGCAGCCAGATGCTGGTTTTGCGGGACTACACCGAGAACGTCAAGCGGATGCTGGAGCTGATCGCGAAGATAGACGTGGCGGTGCCATCGGAGTATGTGTCGGAGGTCATCCCGATCAAGTATGCGCAGGCCAGCGAGATCGCCGGGGCGTTGAACAGCTTGAGCACCGGCGGCACGGGCGCCACGGTGGGCGCCAGCACCTCGGGCAGCTCTCGCACCACCCGCAGCGCGGGCACGATGAACCGTCCCGGCACCATGGGGGGCTATCCAGGCCAGACCACCCCCGGGATGGTCACTCCGCCCGGCAGCGCGGGCACACCGACGCCGGCGGCGGGCAGCTCCTTTTCGCAGCGCTTGCAGAACCTCATCGGCAAAGCCGCGCAGCAGGGGGACATTGTGGTGCTGGGCCAGACCAAGATCATATCGGATGAGCGGACCAATTCGCTGCTGATCTACGCCTCGAAGGAGGACATGAAGACGATCAAGGAGATTGTGGCCAAGCTGGACGTGGTCCTGGCGCAAGTGTTGATCGAAGCGGTGATCATCGAGGTGACCCTGACAGATAGCCGGGACCTGGGCTTTAGCTATCTGCAACACCCGCAGAGCTCGGGCCAGTGGACCGGGGTGGGCGCCATCAATAACAAGAATTTCCTTAACCGTGAATCCTTCGTGAGCGGGGGCACCAACTCCCTCATTCCCCAGGGGTTCAGCTACCTGATGAACTGGGGGCAGGATTTGGATGTGACAGTGACGGCGCTGGCAGCCGACAGCCGGGCGCGGATTTTGCAGCGGCCGCGGATCCAGACCTCGCACAATGAACCGGCGAGCCTGTTCGTGGGTGAATCGCGGCCGTATCCGACCTCCAGCTACTATGGGGGCGGGGCCTACGGGGGTTACTCCTCGATTCAGCAGTTGCAGATCGGCGTGACGCTGGACGTGACGCCGCTGATCAATCCGGACGGGCTGGTGGTGATGGAAATTCGACAGCAGATCGACAGCTTCCTGGGCAACGTGACCATCCAGAACGTGGGCGATGTGCCGGTGACCAGCTCCAAGGTTGCTTCGACCAAGGTGTCGGTGCGCGACCACGACACGATTATCCTGGGCGGGTTGATTGAGACCGACAAGAACAAGAGCGCTTCCGGGGTGCCGTTCCTGAAGGACGTGCCGCTGCTGGGCTACCTGTTCCGGAGCACGCACGCCGACGAGACCCGCAAGGAGCTGCTGGTGCTGATCCGGCCGACGGTGCTGCCGACGCCGGAGATTGCGGCGCTGGCGGCAACGGCGGAGAAGAACAAGATGCCAGGGGTGCGGGCGACCGAGAAGGAATTGCGGGCCGACGAAATGCATCGCCTCAAGAAGGCCGATAAGGCTGAGCAGGCCGAGAATAAAGGTAATTTCTAG
- a CDS encoding formyltetrahydrofolate deformylase yields MRHFATITVIGRDKTGVVARITNFLFLQKANIEALEEQVTRGQFSMTVQASWKERDLDRAAIERGLKLLAVELEMEIKVRFTEPSRRQRMALMVTREPHCFERILGAIKSGKLKKADPALVLSNRRELAPLARRHRLPFVHIPWENRLKAEQQALRALDEHAVDFIVLARFMKILSPNFVWRYKNKIINIHPSLLPSFPGPQAYRQAYEQGVKIIGVSSHFVTMNLDEGPIIAQDCFAVRPQMTLKQIVASGQQLEAATLLKAVKLYLDKRLDVYWGIVKEV; encoded by the coding sequence ATGAGACACTTCGCCACCATCACCGTCATTGGGCGCGACAAGACTGGCGTGGTCGCCCGCATCACCAACTTCCTGTTTCTGCAGAAGGCCAATATCGAGGCCCTCGAAGAGCAAGTCACCCGCGGCCAGTTCAGCATGACTGTCCAGGCTTCCTGGAAGGAGCGCGACCTGGACCGGGCCGCCATCGAGCGTGGCCTGAAGCTGCTGGCGGTCGAGTTGGAGATGGAGATCAAGGTCCGCTTCACCGAGCCGAGCCGCCGCCAGCGGATGGCGCTGATGGTGACGCGCGAACCGCACTGCTTCGAGCGCATCCTGGGCGCGATCAAGTCCGGCAAGCTGAAGAAGGCTGACCCGGCCCTGGTGTTGTCGAACCGCCGCGAGCTGGCGCCGCTGGCGCGGAGGCACCGGCTGCCGTTCGTTCACATCCCGTGGGAGAACCGGCTCAAGGCGGAGCAGCAAGCGTTGCGCGCCCTGGACGAGCATGCGGTGGATTTCATCGTGCTGGCGCGTTTCATGAAGATTCTCTCCCCCAACTTCGTCTGGCGTTACAAGAACAAGATCATCAACATCCATCCCTCGCTCCTGCCGAGTTTCCCCGGGCCGCAGGCCTACCGGCAAGCCTATGAGCAGGGGGTCAAGATTATCGGGGTCTCTTCCCATTTTGTGACGATGAACCTCGATGAGGGGCCAATCATCGCGCAGGACTGCTTCGCCGTCCGCCCCCAAATGACCCTCAAGCAGATTGTCGCCTCCGGCCAGCAGCTCGAAGCCGCGACCTTGCTCAAGGCCGTGAAGCTCTATCTCGACAAGCGGCTGGATGTGTATTGGGGCATTGTCAAGGAGGTATGA
- a CDS encoding choice-of-anchor Q domain-containing protein, giving the protein MNNWLQVTRAGRTRRPVPGCLLATAVQVFLLLGGLLLCAQTARGQMLVINRINDTNLNVSLHPRLTIIVSVTNPVNPNTLIWNLTEAPSGASIIPGNQPNNAVFTWTPTGAQVPSTNNRVTVLVSGGGFLPGAGSFSVTVSTNVAPPVNQVVIDPIPPQTVAEGTTLIFTNHARATENPDSPLVFSLVNPPEGAQITNNSPTSGVFTWRPTAIQAATPFYTIREVVTEPSTSVSSTQDFQVTVTLTNNCSQYEDFVAAVARGGYFPLTNCSTIVITNTLTVSSNLVLDGGPNRATLSGNGQLRLFTVQSNVSLTLNSLTLVGGNDPGGGAVYVSPGASLLLTNCILAGNSAAGPDGAAGANGSGGSYGDNGSRGTAGAPAAGGAIYNLGASTAIGCQFLTNQASGGNGGNGGDGGDGSFQGGDGGSGGGGGAGYGGAICSLGSLSLSNCTFAGNSVTGGSGGNGGAGGAGAFPSDPGDGGAGAAGSGGAIYSAANTIIVNCTFDGNSGRGGDSPAAGGEDTGWGEDGDDGGSSFGGAVFIGGGSLTNCTFVNNVVTGGAGGDGGPATGWRGGDGGNGGNGFGGGLYNAGVGAVVNCTFSACGVAGGAAGSGGSGPTGVGSAGRAGLAEGGDIAHVSGSLVLRSTILAAASTGKNAYDTSANRITDSGYNISSDASLGLGGTSVQNTDPLISATLAANGGVTRTLAILTNTSPAVDKIPASLSPATDQRGISRPQPQGGLSDIGAYELVSLLAIVTQPESQTVSKGSDVAFTVVASGDSLRYQWRFNGTNIAGATLAAYALANVQSTGAGSYDVIVTNVHGSVTSLPAVLTVLDSLFVSGRITQGNSGLPGVRVAIGTNLSFTGPGGYYTNYDLQFGANLTVTPSLGGYGFAPGAQSVTLTSNITGLNFLAFPSHGLLARTDDGNVQIAYAAMSCRVEASTNLALWRTVYVTNNFSADTLALIYTDTNAAKSPTRFYRITQTNAVAPRLINWGPATNQGLSFDCVSAPISVCRIEVSTNLTHWQGIFTNSPALAPLQFPYSEPASFPSRYYRLSQSPGF; this is encoded by the coding sequence GTGAACAACTGGCTACAAGTGACACGGGCGGGCCGGACGCGCCGCCCGGTCCCGGGGTGCCTCCTGGCAACTGCCGTGCAGGTATTTCTGTTGCTGGGCGGGTTGCTGCTTTGCGCACAAACGGCTCGAGGCCAGATGCTTGTCATTAACCGCATCAATGACACGAACCTGAATGTCTCCCTCCATCCGAGGCTCACGATCATAGTCTCGGTGACGAATCCCGTTAATCCCAACACCCTGATCTGGAACCTCACCGAAGCTCCCAGCGGGGCAAGCATTATCCCCGGAAACCAGCCGAACAATGCTGTATTCACTTGGACCCCAACGGGGGCGCAGGTGCCGAGCACGAATAACAGGGTCACCGTCCTGGTTTCCGGCGGCGGGTTCCTGCCCGGCGCCGGTTCCTTCAGTGTGACCGTCAGCACCAACGTGGCGCCCCCTGTGAACCAGGTTGTCATTGATCCAATCCCGCCGCAGACGGTCGCCGAGGGGACGACGCTCATCTTCACCAACCATGCCCGCGCCACCGAGAATCCCGATAGCCCATTGGTGTTCAGCCTCGTTAATCCGCCCGAGGGCGCGCAAATAACCAACAACAGCCCGACGAGCGGCGTCTTTACCTGGAGGCCGACCGCGATCCAAGCGGCCACTCCTTTCTATACGATCCGTGAGGTGGTGACCGAACCGAGTACCTCCGTGAGCAGCACCCAGGATTTCCAGGTCACGGTCACCCTGACCAACAACTGCTCGCAGTACGAAGACTTCGTGGCCGCAGTGGCGCGGGGCGGCTATTTCCCGCTCACGAACTGCTCCACGATTGTCATCACGAACACGCTCACTGTCTCCAGCAACCTGGTCCTGGACGGTGGACCAAACCGAGCGACCTTGTCCGGCAACGGCCAACTGCGCTTGTTCACCGTGCAATCGAATGTCAGCCTGACACTTAACAGCCTGACGCTCGTAGGCGGGAACGATCCCGGCGGCGGAGCCGTTTACGTTTCGCCCGGGGCCAGCCTGTTGCTCACTAACTGTATCCTTGCAGGCAATAGCGCCGCAGGCCCCGATGGAGCGGCTGGGGCCAACGGCAGTGGTGGCAGCTATGGCGATAATGGCAGCCGCGGCACTGCGGGCGCCCCGGCCGCGGGTGGCGCTATTTACAATCTCGGCGCTTCAACCGCCATTGGGTGCCAATTTCTGACCAACCAGGCTTCCGGCGGCAACGGCGGCAATGGCGGCGATGGCGGCGACGGCAGCTTCCAGGGCGGGGATGGCGGCAGTGGCGGCGGCGGTGGCGCCGGTTATGGCGGTGCTATTTGCAGCCTGGGCAGCCTTTCGCTCAGCAATTGCACCTTCGCCGGGAACTCGGTGACCGGTGGCAGCGGCGGCAATGGCGGCGCCGGCGGCGCGGGGGCGTTTCCGAGCGATCCCGGAGACGGTGGTGCCGGCGCAGCCGGCTCGGGCGGGGCCATCTACAGCGCGGCCAATACGATTATCGTCAATTGCACTTTCGACGGAAACTCAGGCCGGGGCGGGGATAGTCCCGCAGCCGGGGGGGAGGATACGGGTTGGGGGGAGGACGGCGACGACGGTGGCAGCAGCTTCGGCGGCGCGGTCTTTATCGGCGGCGGGTCTCTCACTAACTGCACCTTCGTCAACAACGTTGTCACGGGCGGGGCTGGCGGCGATGGCGGACCGGCAACCGGCTGGCGCGGTGGGGATGGCGGTAACGGCGGCAACGGCTTCGGCGGCGGCTTATACAATGCCGGGGTTGGCGCGGTGGTGAATTGCACGTTCTCCGCTTGCGGCGTCGCGGGTGGCGCCGCCGGCTCAGGGGGCAGCGGTCCGACGGGCGTCGGGAGCGCAGGCCGCGCGGGGCTGGCGGAAGGCGGCGACATCGCCCACGTCTCCGGCAGTCTCGTCCTGCGAAGCACCATCCTGGCTGCTGCTTCCACCGGGAAGAACGCCTACGACACAAGTGCAAACCGAATCACCGATAGCGGCTACAACATAAGCTCGGATGCCAGCCTCGGCCTGGGCGGCACCAGCGTGCAGAATACCGATCCTCTGATCAGCGCCACGCTTGCCGCAAACGGCGGCGTCACGCGGACCCTGGCCATCCTGACCAACACCAGCCCGGCGGTTGATAAGATTCCCGCGAGTCTCAGCCCCGCAACCGACCAGCGCGGCATCTCCCGCCCGCAGCCGCAAGGCGGGTTGTCCGATATTGGAGCTTACGAGCTGGTGAGCCTGCTGGCCATTGTCACTCAGCCCGAAAGCCAGACAGTGAGCAAGGGCAGCGATGTTGCGTTCACGGTGGTCGCTTCGGGAGACTCGCTGCGCTACCAGTGGCGGTTCAACGGGACCAACATCGCCGGCGCGACCCTGGCCGCGTATGCCCTGGCCAACGTCCAGAGCACGGGCGCGGGCAGTTATGATGTGATTGTCACCAACGTCCACGGCTCGGTCACCAGCCTCCCGGCGGTGCTGACCGTGTTGGATTCCTTGTTCGTCAGCGGGCGGATTACGCAGGGCAACAGCGGGCTGCCCGGCGTTAGAGTGGCCATCGGGACCAACCTCAGTTTCACTGGCCCTGGCGGGTATTATACCAATTACGACCTGCAATTCGGCGCGAACCTGACCGTGACTCCGTCGTTGGGCGGGTATGGGTTTGCTCCGGGCGCCCAATCTGTCACGCTGACCTCCAACATCACGGGTTTGAATTTCCTGGCCTTTCCGTCGCATGGGCTGCTTGCCCGCACCGACGACGGGAACGTTCAGATTGCGTATGCCGCCATGAGCTGCCGGGTTGAGGCTTCGACCAACCTTGCCTTGTGGCGGACGGTGTATGTCACCAACAACTTCTCCGCCGATACGCTGGCTTTGATCTACACGGATACCAACGCCGCAAAATCCCCCACGCGCTTCTACCGAATCACGCAAACTAACGCGGTCGCGCCTCGGTTGATCAACTGGGGCCCCGCCACCAACCAGGGGCTGTCGTTTGACTGTGTTTCCGCTCCCATCTCGGTTTGCAGGATTGAAGTCTCAACCAACCTGACGCACTGGCAGGGCATCTTCACCAATTCTCCCGCTCTGGCTCCCTTGCAGTTCCCGTACTCAGAGCCGGCCAGCTTCCCCTCCCGCTATTATCGCCTGTCCCAGTCGCCGGGCTTTTAG
- a CDS encoding ATPase, T2SS/T4P/T4SS family translates to MAFLSLKQFLAQMGLATSEQFDEWSKAWKVAVASGSQETLLAFICRERGLAEDVFLQQLAAALKWPYLDLPKVNVSAEARNRISTKVAFQFSVLPTQVADGMLQVVVSNPFDTAMLNSVRFDARGPVQFALATKAEIEKALKKYYGVGAETLDEMAEDDQPLELLVGEDKEITESDQEASVIKFVNQVIWEAYKDRSTDIHFEPAEDELRIRYRIDGILHQTPMPPQLKRYQAALISRIKVMSGMNISEKRLPQDGRINVRIKGEEIDIRVSTVPTVYGESVSLRLLTRGKIFLSLDKLGFSPLEEKAIREIIVKPHGIFLVTGPTGSGKSTSLYAFLSTINSVHKRIITIEEPVEYELKGINQIAVRPEIGLTFAMGLRHILRQDPNVIMVGEIRDLETAEIAIRAALTGHLVFSTLHTNDAPSAFTRLIDMGIEPFLVASSVEAVMAQRLVRTICPHCKQEQKVERDYLRRIGFPEEEIATAKFWHGVGCEDCRQLGYQGRMGIYELLILNESLRPLILNRAPATTIAQKAIDFGMRTLRTDGWNKVRNAQTTIEEVLRVTQIEEHLDALAEDTKTAAWMKK, encoded by the coding sequence ATGGCGTTTCTATCACTGAAACAGTTTTTGGCCCAGATGGGCCTGGCCACTTCCGAGCAGTTCGACGAATGGAGCAAGGCTTGGAAAGTGGCAGTCGCCAGCGGCTCGCAAGAGACGCTGCTGGCCTTTATTTGCCGGGAACGCGGCCTGGCCGAGGATGTCTTCCTCCAGCAACTGGCGGCGGCCCTTAAGTGGCCTTATCTCGACCTGCCCAAGGTGAACGTGTCCGCTGAGGCGCGGAACCGCATTTCCACCAAGGTCGCCTTCCAGTTCTCCGTGCTGCCGACCCAGGTCGCCGACGGCATGCTGCAGGTGGTGGTGAGCAATCCGTTCGACACGGCGATGCTCAACTCCGTTCGTTTCGACGCCCGCGGGCCGGTTCAATTTGCGCTGGCCACCAAGGCCGAAATCGAAAAGGCGCTCAAGAAGTATTACGGCGTCGGCGCCGAGACCCTCGATGAAATGGCCGAAGACGACCAACCCCTGGAATTGCTGGTCGGCGAGGACAAGGAAATCACCGAGAGCGACCAGGAGGCGAGCGTCATCAAGTTCGTCAACCAGGTGATCTGGGAGGCCTACAAGGACCGCTCGACGGACATCCATTTCGAGCCGGCGGAGGATGAGCTGCGCATTCGCTACCGCATTGACGGCATCCTGCACCAGACGCCCATGCCGCCCCAGCTCAAGCGCTACCAGGCCGCGCTGATCTCCCGCATCAAGGTCATGTCCGGCATGAACATCTCCGAGAAGCGCCTGCCCCAGGACGGCCGCATCAATGTGCGGATCAAGGGCGAAGAGATTGACATCCGCGTTTCCACCGTGCCGACAGTGTATGGCGAGAGTGTCTCGCTCCGGCTCCTGACGCGCGGCAAGATCTTCCTGAGCCTCGACAAGCTCGGTTTCTCCCCGCTGGAGGAGAAGGCCATCCGCGAGATCATCGTCAAGCCCCACGGCATTTTCCTCGTCACGGGCCCCACCGGCTCGGGCAAGTCCACTTCGCTCTACGCGTTTCTGAGCACGATCAACTCGGTGCACAAGCGCATCATCACCATCGAGGAGCCGGTCGAATACGAGCTCAAGGGGATCAACCAGATCGCCGTGCGGCCGGAGATCGGCCTGACGTTCGCCATGGGCCTGCGCCATATCCTGCGGCAGGACCCGAACGTGATCATGGTCGGCGAGATTCGCGACCTGGAGACGGCGGAGATTGCCATCCGCGCCGCGCTGACCGGGCACCTGGTTTTCAGCACGCTGCACACCAATGACGCCCCGAGCGCTTTCACGCGCCTCATTGATATGGGCATCGAGCCCTTCCTGGTCGCCTCCTCGGTCGAGGCGGTCATGGCCCAGCGCCTCGTGCGCACGATTTGTCCCCACTGCAAGCAGGAGCAGAAGGTCGAGCGGGATTACCTGCGCCGCATCGGTTTCCCGGAGGAGGAAATTGCGACGGCGAAGTTCTGGCACGGGGTCGGATGCGAGGACTGCCGGCAACTGGGTTACCAGGGGCGGATGGGCATCTATGAGCTGCTGATCCTGAACGAGTCACTGCGGCCGCTGATCCTCAACCGCGCGCCGGCCACGACTATTGCCCAAAAGGCCATTGACTTCGGCATGCGGACGCTGCGGACCGATGGCTGGAACAAAGTTCGAAACGCGCAGACCACCATTGAAGAGGTGTTGCGTGTAACCCAAATCGAGGAACATCTCGACGCCCTGGCCGAAGATACCAAAACGGCCGCATGGATGAAAAAGTGA
- a CDS encoding tetratricopeptide repeat protein, giving the protein MRRFLIGLLGVVVAAGRLGAATNPAVSVTNLAPAAAPEASGAVEKEFKRLMEADDAAHAEVDQWILDNDAAVAQGGGMSKADLQHRIRERLALIRQAYDDFVKRHPDHAPARVAYGSFLNDRHDDDGARAQWEQALALNPKDPAALNNLANLYTHTGPIEKAFEYYAKAIELSPREPLYYQNLGDAVFVFRQAAMDYYGLTEQQVYNKALELFNQGLKLDPANFPLASEVAQTYYGIKPLRLEDALRAWTNALALARDDIERQGVYVHFARLKLQTNRFTEVRAHLNAVTNDLYAVLKKRLVRNLEERESQAKGTNTPPAASAKQE; this is encoded by the coding sequence GTGCGAAGATTTCTGATTGGCCTGCTCGGTGTTGTCGTGGCCGCCGGCCGGCTTGGGGCGGCTACGAACCCTGCCGTTAGTGTCACGAACCTCGCTCCGGCCGCGGCGCCGGAGGCGAGCGGGGCGGTGGAGAAGGAATTCAAGCGGCTGATGGAGGCGGATGACGCCGCCCACGCCGAAGTGGACCAGTGGATTCTCGACAACGACGCGGCCGTTGCCCAGGGCGGCGGGATGTCGAAAGCCGACCTCCAGCACCGCATCCGGGAGCGCCTGGCGCTGATCCGCCAGGCCTACGACGACTTTGTCAAGCGCCACCCGGACCATGCCCCCGCCCGCGTCGCGTATGGCAGTTTCCTGAACGACCGTCATGACGACGACGGCGCGCGCGCTCAGTGGGAGCAGGCGCTCGCCCTCAATCCCAAAGACCCCGCCGCGCTCAACAACCTGGCCAATCTTTACACTCATACCGGCCCGATCGAGAAGGCTTTCGAATACTACGCGAAGGCCATCGAGCTTAGTCCGCGCGAACCCTTGTATTATCAGAATCTCGGGGACGCGGTCTTCGTGTTCCGCCAGGCCGCCATGGATTATTACGGCCTCACCGAGCAACAGGTTTACAACAAGGCGCTCGAACTCTTCAACCAGGGCTTGAAGCTCGACCCCGCCAATTTCCCGCTCGCCTCCGAAGTCGCGCAGACCTACTACGGCATCAAGCCGCTACGCCTGGAAGACGCTTTGCGCGCGTGGACCAACGCCCTGGCTCTGGCGCGCGACGACATCGAGCGGCAGGGCGTCTATGTGCACTTTGCCCGGCTCAAGCTTCAGACCAACCGGTTCACCGAGGTCCGCGCCCACCTCAACGCGGTGACCAACGACCTGTATGCCGTCTTGAAGAAGCGCCTGGTGCGCAACCTGGAAGAGCGGGAGAGCCAGGCGAAGGGAACCAACACGCCGCCGGCGGCATCAGCGAAGCAAGAGTGA